From a single Nicotiana tomentosiformis chromosome 2, ASM39032v3, whole genome shotgun sequence genomic region:
- the LOC138905982 gene encoding uncharacterized protein has protein sequence MAEELKKLTGRVQSVEDGKGIKGLNYKYLYIQLDVELPEGYKPPKFQMFDSTSDPKVHMRTYCDNLVGVENAPNVFYIQNLKKKRTETFREYATHWRLEASKVWPPLEEEQMNKFFVRAQDPQYYERLMVIKNNKFSNIIKFGERIEEGIKSGIVTNFEALQATNKAL, from the exons atggcagaggaactcaagaaactaaCAGGGAGAGTCCAGAGTGTTGAAGACGGGAAGGGAATTAAAGGTTTAAACTACAAATACTTGTATATCCAGCTAGATGTAGAActaccagagggttacaaacctcctaagtttcaGATGTTTGATAGCACTAGTGATCCTAAGGTGCATATGAGAACCTACTGTGACAACCTTGtaggagtgg AGAATGCTCCAAATGTTTTCTATATccagaacctcaagaagaagcggACAGAAACCTTCCGTGAGTATGCTACTCATTGGAGATTAGAGGCCTCCAAGGTGTGGCcaccacttgaagaagaacaaatgaacaagttctttgttagagctcaggatccgcaatattacgaaaggttgatggttattaAGAATAACAAGTTCTCAAACATCATCAAGTTTGGGGaaaggatagaagaaggaattaaGAGTGGAATAGTGACCAATTTCGAGGCATTACAAGCTACAAACAAAGCCTTGTAA